In Gloeocapsa sp. PCC 73106, the following are encoded in one genomic region:
- the pstA gene encoding phosphate ABC transporter permease PstA → MTSEFIQDFEPSALKVNPSSPRTLFGYVMNGITFLFMFLAVIPLFVILAYLLYQGISSLTPAAFVELPPPPLVEGGGFGNAILGTLILVGIALLISVPLGVMAAIYLSEFSRGKLPEVVRFTSNVLAGVPSIITGVFAFGVIVLATRTFSAWAGGFALAILMLPIIIRTTDEALKLVPQEVRQASIGVGANDYQTVLQIVLPAAIPAILTGIILATSRAAGDTASLMFTALFTQFWPNWSAKLFEPMASLAVLVFNFAIVPFPNQNRLAWAAAFVLVMLVLIANILSRIATSKRQF, encoded by the coding sequence ATGACCTCTGAATTCATACAAGACTTTGAACCGAGTGCTTTAAAAGTTAATCCTAGTTCACCCAGAACCCTCTTCGGATACGTCATGAACGGAATTACCTTTCTCTTCATGTTCTTAGCTGTAATCCCTCTGTTCGTTATTCTCGCTTACTTGCTCTACCAAGGTATTAGCTCCCTGACACCGGCTGCCTTTGTGGAACTCCCCCCTCCTCCCCTAGTAGAAGGCGGTGGTTTTGGTAACGCTATCCTAGGTACCCTGATTCTAGTAGGCATTGCCCTACTGATTAGTGTACCCCTTGGCGTTATGGCTGCTATCTACCTTTCTGAATTTAGCCGAGGTAAACTACCGGAAGTTGTGCGTTTTACCAGCAACGTTCTCGCTGGTGTGCCTTCGATTATTACTGGTGTATTTGCCTTCGGTGTGATCGTTCTTGCAACCAGAACCTTTTCCGCTTGGGCAGGGGGCTTTGCTCTAGCGATTTTGATGCTGCCGATTATCATTCGTACTACCGATGAAGCTCTCAAACTGGTACCCCAAGAAGTCAGACAAGCTTCTATTGGTGTTGGTGCTAACGACTATCAAACGGTTTTACAAATAGTGCTACCTGCGGCGATTCCCGCGATTCTCACCGGGATTATTCTAGCTACATCTAGAGCAGCAGGAGATACGGCTTCTTTGATGTTTACTGCTCTATTTACTCAGTTTTGGCCCAACTGGAGCGCCAAATTATTTGAGCCGATGGCATCTTTAGCGGTGTTGGTTTTCAACTTCGCGATCGTTCCTTTTCCGAATCAAAACAGGCTAGCTTGGGCTGCCGCTTTCGTTCTAGTGATGCTGGTGCTAATAGCTAATATACTGTCTCGTATAGCCACATCCAAACGTCAATTTTAA
- the pstC gene encoding phosphate ABC transporter permease subunit PstC, with protein MTDQINDASFQRLEPRSAAEKGIDNTFKIVATICACGIALVLMWIILQILIAAWPAIRQFGVFSFLFGKEWNPVQNVFGIAPAILGTLVSSVIALAIAVPIGLGVAVFLSEDFINPKIQNIFVFLVQLLAAIPSVVYGLWGIFVLIPFLRPIGVTGASLLPASLVLAVMVLPTIASISRDAITNVPTDMRQAAVGLGATRWESILQIILPAASSGIIGAIMLGLGRALGETMAVTMLIGNSNRISFSPFAPSNTISALLANQFAEASGLQVSALMYAALVLAIITLGVNVLAQLVVTQLQKI; from the coding sequence GTGACAGATCAAATTAATGATGCTTCCTTTCAACGATTAGAACCTCGTTCAGCAGCAGAAAAGGGTATCGACAACACATTTAAAATAGTAGCTACAATCTGTGCCTGCGGTATCGCCCTAGTGTTAATGTGGATTATCCTACAGATATTAATTGCAGCTTGGCCCGCGATTAGGCAGTTTGGAGTATTCAGTTTCTTATTCGGTAAGGAATGGAACCCAGTACAAAACGTGTTCGGTATCGCTCCAGCGATCCTTGGAACCTTGGTTAGTAGTGTGATCGCTCTAGCGATTGCTGTACCTATTGGTCTAGGTGTTGCCGTTTTTCTGAGCGAAGACTTTATCAACCCTAAGATCCAAAATATTTTTGTATTTTTAGTACAATTACTCGCAGCTATCCCCAGCGTAGTCTACGGGTTATGGGGTATATTTGTACTTATTCCGTTTCTAAGACCTATCGGTGTAACTGGCGCTTCCCTACTACCCGCTTCATTGGTTTTAGCAGTGATGGTTTTGCCGACGATCGCCTCAATTTCTAGAGATGCGATTACGAACGTTCCTACCGATATGCGTCAAGCTGCTGTAGGATTGGGTGCGACTCGTTGGGAATCTATCTTACAGATTATTTTACCTGCGGCTTCTTCTGGTATTATTGGAGCGATCATGCTCGGGTTAGGAAGAGCATTAGGGGAGACAATGGCTGTAACTATGTTAATCGGTAACTCTAACCGCATTAGTTTTTCTCCCTTTGCTCCTTCTAACACGATATCTGCTCTCTTAGCTAACCAGTTTGCTGAAGCCAGTGGCTTACAGGTGTCGGCTTTGATGTATGCAGCGCTAGTGCTAGCTATTATTACCCTGGGGGTTAATGTTCTAGCTCAACTTGTCGTAACTCAATTACAGAAGATTTAA
- the psb27 gene encoding photosystem II protein Psb27, with the protein MSISSYVSRLLALVLVVVIGLTGCSTPTGLTGNYSQDTLAVLDNLRTAIAIEDNATNKAEVQSLARLQINDYISRYRREPKSSGLRSFTTMQTAMNALAGYYTSYGSRPLPEKLKNRLEQEFQQVELSIKRGV; encoded by the coding sequence ATGTCTATTTCTTCTTATGTATCGCGCTTGTTGGCTTTAGTGTTAGTTGTAGTGATTGGTTTAACAGGTTGCTCCACTCCTACCGGTCTAACGGGCAATTACAGTCAGGATACTTTAGCTGTACTAGATAATCTGAGAACGGCTATTGCGATCGAGGATAATGCTACTAATAAAGCAGAAGTTCAATCTTTAGCCCGTCTGCAAATTAACGACTATATCTCTCGCTATCGTCGTGAACCGAAGTCCTCTGGTTTGCGCTCTTTTACGACTATGCAGACGGCGATGAACGCTTTAGCTGGTTATTACACCTCCTACGGTAGTCGACCTCTACCTGAAAAGTTGAAAAACCGTCTTGAACAAGAGTTTCAACAGGTTGAACTGTCGATTAAACGAGGAGTGTAG
- the pstB gene encoding phosphate ABC transporter ATP-binding protein PstB, with translation MTYNQQQPTDRSVGTTVLQAENTDVFYGNFLAVKGVYVEVPKNKVTAFIGPSGCGKSTLLRCFNRLNDLIPSFHLGPGSKVTYRGQDLYAPDVDAVQVRRRIGMVFQKPNPFPKSIFDNITYGVKINKIKTDYDALVEDSLRKAALWDEVKDKLRQSGMSISGGQQQRLCIARTIALKPDVVLMDEPCSALDPISTLKVEELIHQLKQNFTIVIVTHNMQQATRVADYTAFFNTKEMPNGGRQGYLAEFDKTEVIFNNPSKEETQQYISGRFG, from the coding sequence ATGACTTACAATCAACAACAGCCAACGGATAGAAGTGTAGGAACCACGGTTTTACAGGCAGAGAATACAGATGTATTTTATGGTAACTTTTTAGCCGTTAAGGGTGTTTATGTAGAAGTTCCTAAAAACAAAGTAACCGCTTTTATCGGTCCCTCTGGTTGCGGTAAAAGTACTCTACTACGCTGTTTTAATCGCCTTAATGACCTGATTCCTTCTTTTCATCTAGGACCAGGTTCAAAGGTAACCTACCGTGGTCAAGACCTCTACGCTCCTGACGTAGACGCGGTACAGGTACGTCGTCGCATTGGTATGGTTTTCCAAAAACCTAACCCTTTCCCTAAATCCATCTTTGACAATATTACCTACGGCGTTAAAATTAACAAAATCAAAACCGATTACGACGCTCTCGTAGAGGATTCTCTGCGTAAAGCTGCTCTTTGGGACGAAGTTAAAGATAAACTCAGACAAAGCGGGATGTCTATCTCTGGTGGTCAACAACAACGTCTATGTATCGCACGTACCATCGCTCTTAAACCCGATGTGGTATTGATGGACGAACCTTGTTCTGCTCTTGACCCTATTTCGACTCTGAAAGTAGAAGAGTTGATTCATCAGTTGAAGCAAAACTTTACGATTGTGATAGTAACTCACAATATGCAACAAGCTACCAGGGTAGCCGATTATACTGCTTTCTTCAACACCAAAGAGATGCCCAACGGAGGTCGTCAAGGTTATCTAGCTGAGTTCGACAAAACTGAGGTTATTTTTAATAATCCTAGCAAGGAAGAGACTCAACAGTATATCAGCGGTCGTTTTGGTTAA
- a CDS encoding RNA methyltransferase translates to MITSIKNPLIKEIRKLHQSKARHDRQELILEGTNLITAACEINYEINIICCTEDWQTKHPQLWQKATKKSQRQEVVTPEIMEAIATTVNPDGVIATAPRKYPRVSQLPPNLGLIIERLQDPGNLGTIIRTAVATGVDALWLSEDSVDLDHPKVLRASTGAWFKLSMGMTSSLSSLIKNYQQQGTQIIATLPQAEKTYWDLDLTIPSIILIGNEGAGLSTELASLADQRVKIPQINEAESLNVAIATALILYEALRQRMILQ, encoded by the coding sequence ATGATCACTAGTATCAAAAATCCCTTAATTAAAGAAATTCGGAAGCTACATCAAAGTAAAGCCAGACACGATCGCCAAGAGTTGATTCTAGAAGGAACTAATCTAATTACGGCAGCTTGCGAGATAAATTATGAAATAAACATAATCTGCTGCACGGAAGACTGGCAAACGAAACATCCTCAACTTTGGCAGAAAGCAACGAAAAAAAGTCAGAGACAAGAAGTAGTCACACCAGAAATTATGGAAGCGATCGCCACCACAGTTAATCCCGATGGTGTGATTGCTACAGCACCGAGAAAATATCCCCGAGTATCTCAACTCCCTCCAAACTTGGGCTTAATTATCGAACGCTTGCAAGATCCAGGCAACCTGGGGACTATAATTAGGACAGCGGTAGCTACCGGAGTGGATGCGCTTTGGTTGAGTGAAGATAGCGTCGATCTCGATCATCCCAAAGTACTAAGAGCTTCAACAGGAGCATGGTTTAAACTGTCAATGGGGATGACTTCTAGTTTAAGCAGCTTAATTAAAAACTATCAACAACAGGGAACACAAATAATCGCTACTTTACCCCAAGCCGAAAAAACCTATTGGGATTTGGATCTAACTATTCCCAGCATCATCCTAATCGGTAATGAAGGAGCGGGATTATCAACAGAATTAGCTAGTTTAGCAGATCAACGAGTCAAGATTCCTCAGATTAATGAAGCAGAATCCCTCAACGTTGCGATCGCTACTGCTTTAATCTTATACGAAGCTCTAAGACAAAGAATGATCCTACAATAA
- the gatA gene encoding Asp-tRNA(Asn)/Glu-tRNA(Gln) amidotransferase subunit GatA, translating into MTSIRELHQQLVSKERSAVEITQSYLDRIEAVEAKVKSFLTITSDRALTQAQKVDEKITSKEAIQLLEGIPLALKDNLCTKNVLTTCGSKILANFVPPYESTVTQKLEDQGTILLGKTNLDEFAMGSSTENSAFQITANPWDLSKVPGGSSGGSAAAVAAHECLVALGSDTGGSIRQPASFCGVVGMKPTYGLVSRYGLVAYASSLDQIGPLSGSVEDSAILLKAIAGHDPKDSTSLKVDIPDYPSLLKPELPPVRIGIIEETFGEGLNPEVEAAVKQAILQWESLGASITTISCPRFRYGLPAYYIIAPSEASANLARYDAVKYGLRQEGENLLSMYTKTRAQGFGTEVKRRIMLGTYALSAGYYDAYYLKAQKVRTLIKQDFEAAFGQVDILVCPTSPVTAFTAGDKTADPLSMYLLDLMTIPVNLAGLPAISIPCGFDQQGLPIGVQLIGNVLSEALLFQVAYAYEQNTPWHSKSANL; encoded by the coding sequence ATGACATCCATACGTGAGTTACATCAACAACTAGTTAGTAAAGAGCGTTCAGCAGTAGAAATTACCCAATCTTACTTAGATAGAATTGAAGCAGTAGAAGCAAAAGTAAAAAGCTTTTTGACGATAACGAGCGATCGCGCCTTAACTCAAGCCCAAAAAGTAGACGAGAAAATAACCTCAAAAGAAGCAATCCAACTACTAGAAGGAATTCCCCTCGCGCTCAAAGACAATCTCTGTACCAAAAACGTACTCACAACCTGTGGTTCTAAAATCCTTGCTAATTTTGTCCCCCCTTACGAATCTACAGTTACCCAAAAACTTGAGGATCAAGGGACCATTTTGCTCGGTAAAACAAACCTAGACGAGTTTGCGATGGGTAGTTCCACCGAAAACTCAGCTTTTCAAATCACCGCTAATCCTTGGGACTTATCTAAAGTACCCGGAGGTTCCTCAGGAGGATCAGCTGCTGCTGTCGCCGCCCATGAATGCTTAGTAGCTTTAGGTTCCGATACAGGAGGCTCTATTCGCCAACCCGCTTCATTCTGTGGTGTAGTAGGAATGAAACCAACGTACGGTTTAGTCTCACGTTATGGTTTAGTGGCTTATGCTTCCTCTCTAGATCAAATTGGTCCTTTAAGCGGTAGTGTCGAAGATAGCGCCATTTTACTCAAAGCGATCGCCGGTCACGATCCCAAGGACTCCACGAGTTTAAAAGTTGACATTCCCGACTACCCTAGCTTACTAAAACCAGAATTACCTCCAGTCAGGATTGGTATTATTGAAGAAACCTTTGGCGAAGGCTTAAACCCAGAAGTAGAAGCCGCGGTTAAACAAGCCATTCTTCAATGGGAAAGTCTCGGGGCTAGCATAACTACCATTTCTTGTCCCCGTTTCCGTTATGGGTTACCCGCATATTATATTATCGCACCATCTGAAGCCTCAGCTAATCTAGCTCGTTATGACGCAGTTAAATATGGTTTGCGTCAAGAAGGAGAAAATCTGCTGTCCATGTATACCAAAACGCGCGCCCAAGGATTCGGAACAGAGGTTAAACGTCGTATCATGTTAGGAACTTACGCCCTCAGTGCGGGTTATTACGACGCTTACTATCTCAAAGCTCAAAAAGTCCGCACTCTGATTAAACAAGACTTTGAAGCTGCATTTGGTCAAGTAGATATTTTAGTTTGTCCCACCTCTCCTGTGACGGCTTTTACCGCAGGTGACAAAACCGCGGATCCTTTAAGTATGTACCTCTTAGACTTAATGACCATTCCTGTCAATTTAGCTGGTTTACCGGCTATTAGCATTCCTTGTGGCTTTGATCAACAAGGTCTACCCATTGGTGTGCAGTTAATCGGCAACGTTTTAAGCGAAGCTTTACTATTCCAAGTCGCTTATGCCTATGAACAAAACACACCATGGCACAGCAAATCAGCTAATCTGTAA